The following are from one region of the Maribacter aquivivus genome:
- a CDS encoding AAA family ATPase — MSLKSKRIVVTGGPGTGKTVLISSLEENGYHCFHEVIRTMTLDALGDVSLEDKLVNPIDFVKDSKSFNDELISARLQHFINGQNIHKDHLFYDRGLPDVIAYMDYFGQPSEERYANLCLEHRYDEVLILPPWKEIYKQDNERMENFEQACGIHDKLEKTYIDLGYTPIEVPFGTIENRMQFVVDFINKTGE, encoded by the coding sequence ATGAGTTTGAAAAGCAAGAGAATTGTTGTCACAGGAGGTCCGGGAACCGGAAAAACAGTATTAATATCATCACTAGAAGAAAATGGATACCATTGCTTTCATGAGGTAATTAGAACAATGACTTTAGATGCATTGGGCGATGTCTCTTTAGAGGATAAATTAGTAAACCCAATTGATTTTGTAAAAGATTCAAAAAGTTTTAATGACGAATTAATTAGTGCCCGTTTGCAACATTTCATTAATGGACAAAACATACATAAAGATCATTTATTCTATGATCGTGGGTTACCAGATGTTATAGCTTATATGGATTATTTTGGGCAACCTTCAGAAGAACGTTATGCTAACTTATGTTTAGAACACAGGTATGACGAGGTATTGATCTTACCTCCTTGGAAAGAAATTTATAAACAGGACAATGAACGAATGGAAAATTTTGAACAAGCTTGTGGCATTCATGATAAGCTAGAAAAAACGTATATTGACCTAGGGTATACGCCAATAGAAGTTCCATTTGGTACTATAGAAAATCGTATGCAATTTGTAGTAGATTTTATAAATAAAACGGGTGAATAA
- a CDS encoding DUF4290 domain-containing protein, translating into MQLVENLEYNTEREHLIIPEYGRHFQKMVNHAISIEDREERNKVAQAIISVMGNIQPHLRDVPDFQHKLWDQLFIMSDFKLDVDSPFPITSKEILRQRPEALEYPQNFPKYRFYGNNIKRMVDVAVEWEKGDKRSGLEYAIANHMKKCYLNWNKDVVDDSAIFKHLYELSDGRIDLAAEGESLTDSGQFLKNRVAKTPRSNNSGKKNQRNNNNNRSKKRY; encoded by the coding sequence TTGCAATTAGTAGAAAACCTAGAATATAATACCGAGCGTGAACATTTGATTATACCAGAGTATGGTCGTCATTTTCAAAAAATGGTGAACCATGCAATATCAATTGAAGACCGCGAAGAAAGAAATAAAGTAGCGCAAGCAATCATTAGCGTAATGGGAAATATACAGCCCCATTTACGCGATGTACCTGATTTTCAACATAAACTTTGGGATCAGCTGTTCATTATGTCCGATTTTAAATTGGACGTTGATTCTCCTTTTCCAATTACCTCAAAAGAGATATTAAGACAGAGACCAGAGGCTTTAGAGTATCCTCAAAACTTTCCTAAATATCGATTTTACGGTAATAATATTAAACGTATGGTTGATGTTGCCGTAGAGTGGGAGAAAGGTGATAAGCGTTCTGGTTTGGAATATGCGATTGCCAATCACATGAAAAAATGCTATTTGAATTGGAATAAAGATGTAGTTGATGATAGCGCTATTTTTAAGCATTTGTACGAATTAAGCGATGGTCGCATAGATTTAGCAGCTGAAGGCGAAAGTTTAACAGATAGCGGACAGTTTCTTAAAAATCGAGTAGCAAAAACACCGCGCTCGAATAATTCAGGAAAGAAAAATCAAAGAAATAATAATAATAACCGCAGTAAAAAGCGGTATTAA
- the fmt gene encoding methionyl-tRNA formyltransferase, translated as MEALRIVFMGTPDFAVGILDMLVKKKYNIVGVITAPDRPAGRGRKLNESAVKKYAVENNLTVLQPTNLKDTEFLSTLKSLNANLQIVVAFRMLPKLVWDMPEYGTFNLHASLLPQYRGAAPINWAIINGETKTGVTTFFIDEKIDTGAIIMQDEISIEKTDNAEDLHDKLMHLGAETVVKTVARIQEGNFETTKQTNSDDLKDAHKLFKETCEIDWSKSKEDIYNFIRGLSPYPAAWTTLTNGEQTIITKIYKAHIEAEEHELTTGTLIFTKKEMKVAIQGGYLNLDEIQLQGKKRMHVRDLLNGLNLEKNAKMG; from the coding sequence ATGGAAGCATTGAGAATTGTATTTATGGGCACCCCAGATTTTGCTGTGGGCATTTTAGACATGCTCGTAAAAAAGAAATATAATATAGTAGGTGTTATTACGGCACCAGACAGACCCGCAGGCAGAGGTAGAAAACTAAACGAATCTGCAGTTAAAAAATACGCTGTTGAAAATAACCTTACTGTATTACAACCAACAAACTTAAAAGACACTGAATTTTTAAGCACCCTAAAATCACTAAATGCTAATTTACAAATAGTAGTAGCCTTTAGAATGTTGCCAAAACTTGTTTGGGATATGCCCGAATACGGAACCTTTAATCTGCATGCATCGCTTCTACCTCAATACCGTGGTGCAGCACCTATTAATTGGGCTATAATAAATGGTGAAACAAAAACCGGAGTTACCACATTCTTTATCGACGAGAAAATAGATACTGGTGCTATTATAATGCAAGACGAAATTAGCATAGAAAAAACCGATAATGCCGAAGACTTACATGATAAACTAATGCACTTAGGGGCTGAAACTGTGGTGAAAACCGTAGCACGAATTCAAGAAGGAAATTTTGAAACTACAAAACAAACAAATTCAGACGATTTAAAGGATGCACACAAACTGTTTAAAGAAACATGTGAGATAGATTGGAGCAAGTCTAAAGAAGATATCTATAACTTTATAAGAGGATTGAGTCCGTACCCAGCAGCATGGACAACTTTGACAAACGGAGAACAAACTATAATTACCAAGATTTATAAGGCGCATATAGAAGCTGAAGAACATGAACTAACAACCGGAACTCTGATTTTTACTAAAAAAGAGATGAAAGTTGCAATACAAGGTGGCTACCTAAATCTCGATGAAATACAACTTCAAGGCAAGAAAAGAATGCATGTAAGAGATCTATTGAACGGCCTTAATTTAGAAAAAAATGCAAAAATGGGGTGA
- a CDS encoding pirin family protein, with product MNSTIKNIFQLGFPWQTQDPFLFCVYHLDHYPNGNGELGPDDSLAGRNLGNDFLIKDGYRMYHGTTIPGFPAHPHRGFETITVVNKGFCDHSDSLGAAGRFGEGDVQWMTAGSGVQHSEMFPLIHTEKENTLELFQIWLNLPAKSKFVDPHFKMLWHEDIPVLKLEYSTVKIIAGSFGSKQALEPAPNSWASETENDVAIWNIKIEANGTITLPKANKGSTRTIYFYDGHTLEIFGESITPNHGINVEASEEIILKATEKEASILVLQGKPIGEPVAKYGPFVMNTEEELENAMNEFRTTKFGGWPWRHPDHVHEINRGRFAKYLDGTVIEK from the coding sequence ATGAATAGCACAATTAAAAATATATTTCAATTAGGTTTTCCATGGCAAACACAAGATCCTTTTTTATTCTGTGTATATCATTTAGACCATTACCCTAATGGCAATGGCGAATTAGGTCCTGATGACTCTTTAGCTGGAAGAAATTTAGGAAATGATTTTCTAATTAAAGACGGCTATAGAATGTATCACGGTACTACGATACCTGGATTTCCCGCACATCCGCATCGCGGATTTGAAACAATAACAGTTGTGAACAAAGGTTTTTGTGATCACTCTGATTCATTAGGTGCCGCAGGACGATTTGGAGAAGGAGATGTACAATGGATGACTGCCGGTAGCGGAGTACAACATTCAGAAATGTTTCCGCTAATTCATACAGAAAAAGAAAATACGCTAGAGCTTTTTCAAATATGGTTGAATCTACCCGCTAAAAGCAAATTTGTTGACCCACATTTTAAAATGCTTTGGCATGAAGATATTCCGGTATTAAAATTAGAATATTCCACCGTAAAGATTATTGCTGGCAGTTTTGGTTCTAAACAAGCATTAGAACCTGCACCTAATTCTTGGGCTTCAGAGACAGAAAACGATGTAGCGATCTGGAATATAAAAATTGAAGCTAATGGCACTATAACATTACCTAAAGCTAACAAAGGTTCAACGCGAACCATATATTTTTATGATGGGCATACTTTAGAAATTTTTGGTGAATCAATTACTCCCAACCATGGTATTAATGTAGAGGCATCAGAAGAAATCATATTGAAAGCTACTGAAAAAGAAGCCAGTATTCTTGTATTACAAGGTAAACCAATTGGCGAGCCTGTAGCAAAATATGGTCCGTTTGTAATGAATACTGAAGAAGAATTAGAAAATGCGATGAATGAGTTTAGAACTACGAAGTTTGGTGGTTGGCCATGGAGGCATCCGGATCATGTGCATGAAATAAACCGAGGGCGTTTTGCTAAATATCTTGATGGTACAGTAATAGAAAAGTAA
- the murA gene encoding UDP-N-acetylglucosamine 1-carboxyvinyltransferase produces MGTFKIEGGHQLSGEITPQGAKNEALQILCAVLLTDEKVTINNIPDIVDVNKLIALLEDLGVKIQKKGKGSYSFKADDINLEYLQSDQFKQDGRGLRGSIMLVGPLLARFGKGYIPKPGGDKIGRRRLDTHFEGFIKLGAKFRYNREEYFYGVEADKLKGTYMLLDEASVTGTANIVMAAVLAEGQTTIYNAACEPYLQQLCKMLNRMGAKISGVGSNLLVIDGVDKLGGTDHRMLPDMIEIGSWIGLAAMTKSELTIKDVSWDDLGQIPTVFGKLGITLERKGDDIYIPAHLDGYEIQNYIDGSILTIADAPWPGLTPDLLSIILVVATQSRGEVLIHQKMFESRLFFVDKLLDMGAKVILCDPHRATVIGHDFKSTLKATTMTSPDIRAGVSLLIAALSAKGTSTIHNIEQIDRGYENIDERLRAIGAKIVRV; encoded by the coding sequence ATGGGGACATTCAAAATTGAAGGAGGGCATCAGTTATCTGGTGAAATAACACCTCAAGGAGCAAAGAACGAAGCACTTCAAATACTTTGCGCAGTACTACTTACAGACGAAAAAGTAACAATCAATAACATTCCAGATATTGTTGATGTTAATAAACTTATAGCGCTTTTAGAAGACTTAGGTGTAAAAATTCAAAAGAAAGGTAAAGGCTCTTATAGTTTTAAGGCAGACGATATCAACTTAGAATATTTACAATCTGATCAGTTTAAACAAGATGGTAGAGGCTTAAGAGGTTCTATTATGTTGGTTGGACCATTATTGGCGCGTTTTGGTAAAGGTTATATTCCTAAACCAGGTGGTGACAAAATTGGTCGTAGACGTTTAGATACACACTTTGAAGGTTTTATAAAGTTGGGTGCTAAATTTCGCTACAACCGCGAAGAATATTTCTACGGTGTTGAAGCAGATAAGTTGAAAGGTACGTACATGTTGCTTGATGAAGCTTCCGTTACCGGAACTGCAAATATTGTTATGGCAGCGGTTTTGGCTGAAGGGCAAACTACCATTTACAATGCAGCTTGTGAACCATATTTACAGCAACTTTGTAAAATGTTGAATAGAATGGGCGCTAAAATATCTGGTGTTGGTTCTAATCTTTTGGTTATTGATGGTGTAGATAAATTAGGTGGTACGGATCACCGTATGTTACCTGATATGATTGAAATTGGTAGCTGGATCGGTTTAGCTGCTATGACTAAAAGTGAATTAACTATTAAAGATGTTAGTTGGGATGATTTAGGTCAAATACCAACAGTATTTGGTAAACTAGGTATTACCTTAGAAAGAAAAGGGGATGATATTTACATTCCTGCTCATTTAGACGGATACGAAATACAAAACTATATCGATGGTTCTATTTTAACCATTGCAGATGCACCTTGGCCAGGATTGACTCCTGATTTATTGAGCATTATTTTAGTTGTAGCTACACAATCTAGAGGAGAAGTGCTTATACATCAAAAAATGTTCGAAAGCCGTTTGTTCTTCGTAGATAAGTTGTTAGACATGGGAGCAAAAGTTATTCTTTGTGATCCGCATAGAGCTACAGTAATTGGTCATGATTTTAAATCTACTTTAAAAGCGACAACGATGACATCACCAGATATTAGAGCAGGCGTTTCATTGCTGATTGCTGCATTATCGGCAAAAGGGACTTCTACTATTCATAATATTGAACAGATAGATCGTGGTTACGAGAATATAGACGAAAGACTACGTGCAATAGGTGCTAAAATTGTTAGGGTTTAA
- a CDS encoding YqgE/AlgH family protein: MIALKPTKGKLLIAEPSLTGDVSFNRSVVLLAEHSNEGSVGFILNKPLEYQINDLVTEIEIPFKVYNGGPVEQDNLYFIHKVPHLIDNSVEISDGIYWGGDFETTVELINKEIISEDDIRFFLGYSGWSSLQLDEELTSKSWIVVENEHESRIIQKAAKAIWKENMIQLGGDYLLWSNAPENPSLN, from the coding sequence ATGATCGCATTAAAGCCAACCAAAGGGAAATTACTAATTGCAGAACCTTCTTTAACAGGAGACGTTTCTTTCAATAGGTCTGTTGTTCTGTTAGCAGAACATAGTAATGAAGGCTCTGTTGGTTTTATTTTAAATAAGCCCTTAGAGTATCAAATAAACGATTTGGTCACCGAAATTGAAATACCTTTTAAAGTATATAACGGCGGTCCTGTAGAACAAGACAATCTTTACTTTATTCATAAAGTACCACACTTAATAGATAACAGTGTAGAGATTTCTGATGGCATTTACTGGGGCGGTGATTTTGAAACTACCGTAGAACTCATCAATAAAGAAATCATTTCTGAAGATGATATTCGATTTTTTCTTGGTTATTCTGGCTGGTCTTCTTTGCAACTAGATGAAGAACTGACTTCAAAATCATGGATCGTTGTTGAAAATGAACATGAAAGTAGAATAATTCAAAAAGCAGCAAAAGCAATTTGGAAAGAAAATATGATCCAATTAGGTGGTGACTATCTACTTTGGTCAAATGCTCCAGAAAACCCCAGTCTTAACTAA
- a CDS encoding DUF493 family protein, producing the protein MDENNPVEFYKKLKEQLTETSKWPSDYLYKFIVETKTDKIDKINTIFDNTGAVIDLKESKNGKYTSVSITVNLKSPDAVIEKYKKVGEIEGVISL; encoded by the coding sequence ATGGACGAAAATAACCCAGTTGAATTCTATAAGAAATTAAAGGAGCAATTAACAGAAACCTCAAAATGGCCTTCTGATTATCTGTATAAATTTATTGTTGAGACGAAAACAGATAAAATTGATAAAATAAACACCATTTTTGATAATACAGGAGCAGTTATTGATTTAAAAGAATCTAAAAATGGCAAATATACCAGTGTTTCTATAACAGTAAACTTGAAGAGCCCAGACGCTGTTATAGAAAAATATAAAAAAGTAGGTGAGATAGAGGGCGTAATATCCTTGTAA
- a CDS encoding aminotransferase class IV, translated as MFNFNGELLEDNTSFLNEKNRGVQLGDAVFEELRVLNGDIVFLEDHYLRLMSSMRILRMEIPMNFTMEFMEEEILKGLSENDLKEAKQIKFTVFRNSQNDFSKSDNSISYFITSNTLTNPFFILNEGAYEVELFKDFYKNSSMLSNLDTNNKVLNVVGAIYAQENDYQDCLLLNERKQVIEALNGNLFVVKGNQIKTAPLTDGCINSILRKKLIDIVLKINDFEFIEDSISPFELQKADELFITNNIDGIISISKYRKKDFVNTTAKNLIGKLNAAARMSLTAGV; from the coding sequence ATGTTCAATTTTAATGGTGAACTTCTTGAGGATAATACATCTTTTTTAAACGAAAAGAATAGGGGAGTACAGCTTGGTGATGCCGTTTTTGAAGAATTACGTGTTTTAAATGGTGACATTGTATTTTTAGAAGATCATTATTTACGCTTAATGTCTTCTATGAGAATTCTAAGAATGGAGATACCTATGAACTTTACGATGGAGTTTATGGAAGAAGAAATTCTAAAAGGTCTATCTGAAAACGATTTAAAAGAAGCAAAACAAATAAAATTTACCGTTTTCAGAAATAGTCAGAACGATTTTTCTAAATCAGATAATAGTATTTCATATTTCATTACAAGTAATACGCTAACAAACCCATTTTTTATTCTTAATGAGGGTGCATACGAAGTAGAGCTTTTTAAAGATTTCTATAAAAATTCTAGTATGTTATCTAATTTAGATACTAATAATAAAGTCTTGAATGTCGTAGGAGCTATTTACGCACAAGAAAATGATTATCAAGATTGTTTGTTGCTCAACGAAAGAAAACAGGTTATAGAGGCTCTAAATGGTAATTTGTTTGTAGTAAAAGGTAATCAAATTAAAACAGCGCCTTTAACTGATGGTTGCATTAATAGTATTTTAAGAAAAAAACTTATTGATATTGTTTTAAAAATAAATGATTTTGAATTTATTGAGGATAGTATATCGCCTTTTGAGCTTCAAAAAGCAGATGAGTTATTCATTACTAATAATATTGACGGTATTATCTCCATATCAAAATATAGAAAGAAAGATTTTGTCAATACAACTGCAAAAAACCTAATCGGTAAATTGAATGCTGCGGCTAGAATGTCTTTAACTGCGGGAGTTTAG
- a CDS encoding HU family DNA-binding protein: protein MNKTELIDAMAADAGITKAAAKKSLESFLGNVENSLKKGDRISLVGFGSWSVSKRNAREGRNPSTGKTIQIAAKNVVKFKAGADLGKAVN, encoded by the coding sequence ATGAACAAAACAGAATTGATCGATGCAATGGCAGCAGACGCTGGCATCACAAAAGCTGCGGCTAAAAAGTCATTGGAATCTTTCTTGGGAAATGTTGAAAATTCTCTTAAAAAAGGAGATAGAATTTCTTTAGTAGGTTTCGGTTCTTGGTCCGTATCTAAAAGAAATGCAAGAGAAGGTAGAAATCCATCAACTGGAAAAACTATCCAAATCGCTGCTAAAAATGTAGTTAAGTTTAAAGCAGGTGCTGATTTAGGCAAAGCTGTAAACTAG
- a CDS encoding RecQ family ATP-dependent DNA helicase codes for MNNTPKEILSKYWGFDSFRGSQEEIINAISNGQDVLGLLPTGGGKSLCFQVPALMKEGICIVISPLVALIENQVDNLQKLGIKAIGLKGGLKFTEVDKLLDNCIYGSYKFLYLSPERLQQELVQERIKAMNVSMFVIDEAHCISQWGHDFRPAYLSCSILRELHPTPPMVALTATATKRVSDDIISSLDLNYPFVVKDSFFRKNIGFGVILTEDKNGRLKQYCQQIKHSAIVYVRSRRKAEELSKFLVKNNVKATFYHGGVDQKMKTERLNLWLEDKVQVMVATNAFGMGIDKPDVELVVHYQIPDSLENYFQEAGRAGRNGDFAKAILLTNTTDKVLVKKQFIDILPDVAYVKMIYKKLNTFFQIGYGEFTEAKFHLNFNEFCNIYKLNTFLTYNALQLLDRNSVLSLSENFSKKITIKFITDKDTLYRYIDKNSKLADFIKVVLRTYGGLFEFDTQINMYLLSKKTAISESLLHQNFEQLAKDEIIEYTSVSSDLEILFLVPRDDDRTINIFARNIEEQNQLKIEKVTKMLNYIENDTVCRSIQLLEYFGEVQEKECGICDVCISQKLGNTDVVHAKIKIIQLLKQKTAGSQELEKRLNINQDIVIAALQELLEDNYVTLNTINEYQLL; via the coding sequence GTGAATAATACACCAAAAGAAATTTTATCAAAATATTGGGGTTTTGACAGCTTTAGAGGCTCTCAAGAAGAAATCATCAATGCCATTTCTAATGGTCAAGATGTTTTAGGATTACTACCCACAGGAGGTGGTAAATCGTTATGCTTTCAGGTACCCGCATTAATGAAAGAGGGTATTTGTATTGTTATATCTCCGCTAGTAGCCCTTATTGAAAATCAAGTAGACAACCTTCAAAAACTAGGCATTAAAGCCATAGGTCTAAAAGGCGGACTCAAATTTACCGAAGTAGATAAGCTATTAGATAATTGTATTTACGGCAGTTATAAGTTTTTGTATTTATCACCAGAGCGCTTACAACAAGAACTGGTACAAGAACGTATTAAGGCAATGAACGTTTCTATGTTCGTTATAGATGAGGCACATTGTATTTCTCAATGGGGACATGATTTTAGACCTGCCTATTTAAGTTGTTCCATATTACGTGAACTACACCCTACCCCACCAATGGTTGCTTTAACGGCAACTGCAACAAAAAGAGTTAGCGATGACATTATTTCGTCATTAGACCTCAATTATCCTTTTGTAGTAAAAGATTCATTTTTTAGAAAAAACATAGGATTCGGAGTCATATTGACCGAAGATAAAAATGGTCGTTTAAAACAATACTGCCAGCAAATAAAACACAGTGCCATTGTATATGTCAGAAGTAGAAGAAAGGCAGAAGAACTATCAAAATTTTTAGTAAAAAATAATGTCAAGGCAACATTCTATCATGGCGGTGTTGATCAAAAAATGAAAACAGAACGGCTTAATCTTTGGTTAGAAGATAAAGTTCAGGTTATGGTTGCTACTAATGCTTTTGGTATGGGTATAGACAAACCAGATGTTGAATTAGTAGTTCATTATCAAATACCAGATAGTTTAGAAAATTACTTTCAAGAAGCAGGTAGAGCTGGTAGAAACGGAGACTTTGCAAAGGCAATTCTACTTACAAATACTACCGACAAGGTATTGGTAAAGAAACAATTTATCGACATTTTACCAGACGTTGCTTATGTGAAAATGATTTATAAAAAATTAAATACATTTTTTCAAATTGGCTACGGAGAATTTACCGAAGCAAAGTTTCATCTAAATTTCAACGAATTCTGTAACATATATAAGCTGAATACATTTTTAACCTATAATGCATTGCAGCTACTAGACAGAAACTCGGTTCTATCACTATCTGAAAATTTCTCGAAAAAAATTACTATCAAATTCATAACAGATAAGGATACATTATATAGGTACATTGACAAAAACTCAAAACTTGCCGATTTCATAAAAGTAGTATTACGCACCTACGGCGGTCTTTTTGAATTCGACACTCAAATTAACATGTACTTATTATCCAAAAAAACAGCTATATCAGAATCACTATTACATCAAAACTTTGAGCAACTAGCAAAAGATGAAATTATTGAATACACTAGTGTTTCAAGTGATTTAGAGATACTGTTCTTGGTACCACGAGATGATGATCGTACTATTAATATTTTTGCAAGGAATATTGAAGAACAAAATCAGCTCAAAATTGAGAAGGTAACCAAGATGCTAAACTACATTGAAAATGACACTGTTTGTAGAAGCATTCAGTTATTAGAATATTTTGGGGAGGTTCAAGAAAAAGAATGCGGCATATGCGATGTATGCATCAGTCAGAAATTAGGCAATACAGATGTTGTACACGCCAAAATAAAAATCATTCAACTCTTAAAGCAGAAAACTGCAGGTTCGCAAGAATTAGAAAAACGTCTAAATATCAATCAAGACATTGTTATCGCAGCCTTACAAGAACTACTAGAAGACAATTACGTTACCTTAAACACTATAAACGAATACCAACTATTATAA